The DNA region GCATTATCAAACGAAAATATACCATGATCAAATGCTTTTAAAATTACTTCTCTTGAATTAGCTAGGGGCTTTTGATCTCCTAAATTCCGCCAAAGACCAAAAGACAGTGCCGGTAAAATCAGCCCTGAGTCAGATACTCGCCGATATGGCACTTGTTCATAACGATTATTTGCAGCTGCATATACCATCTTCATATTCCTCATTTCTTTTTGTTACGTTATTTATCGTTTAGATTTTTACATCTGGTTTATGTCGTGATCGTAAAAGACCAGACAAGTCTTGGTCATTGCGTAATCGGTTAATCGCCTCTGCTACCAATGGTGCTACAGTCATTATTTCGAGTTTCGCAAATTGCTTTTCAGTCGGAATTTCGACTGAATCAGTGACAATTACTTTGGCGATTTCTTCACAAGTTGCTAGCGCTTCCACTGAGCCATCTGAGAAAACACCATGCGTTGCAACGACATAAACTTCAGTCGCACCTGCATGTTTTAAAGCTCTAGCCGAAGTAATCATCCGACGCCCAGTATCGATAATGTCATCCACAACGATTGCGCGACGGCCCTTCACGTCGCCAACAATCCCATTTGGACTAGTAATGTCGCTTTGAACGGCGCGGTCATTAATAACACCCCATGGCGTATCTAAAATTGCTGCAAATTGGCGGGCACGACCAGCCCCAGCATGATCGGGTGCAAAAACGGTCATATCATCTGTTAAATTGCGTCCAAAGAAATACTCCGTTAAAAGCGGTGCTGATAATAACTGATCAACTGGTATATCAAAAAAACCTTGCACCTGATCAGCATGGAGATCAACTGCCAAAACACGCGCAACACCGTTCATTTCGATTAATGATGACACCATTTTCGCAGTGATTGGTTCTCGAGATTTCGTTTTACGATCCTGCCGAACGTAGCCAAAATATGGTAGTACGAGATTGATACGATAAGCTGATGCACGCCGTAATGCATCAACAGCAATCATGATTTCCATAAAACTATCATTAACTTCGCCTGCAATAGGTGCAATGAGATAGACATCATCACCACGTACACTTTCTAGTACCCGTTCATAGATTTCGCCATCCGCAAAACTTGTTATCGTAATGGGCATCAAAGGAATACCCATTTCATCAGCAATTTTTTGTGCCAAGGCATTATTAGTTCGTAAACCAATAAGCTTTAATTCACTTTCCACAGGTTAATCCTCCAGATAATCCTTATTATGCTTTCATTTTATCAAAAATCTGCATAATAAGCACGACAGGATCAATCAAATTTTATGTCATTCGATTTTCATAAAAATAAAATATAGACTTGTCAAATCTACAGATGTCGTCTACACTGTGGTAGACAAATCAAACAAGCTGGGGTGCCAACAATTGGCTGAGACAAAACCCATTGAACCTGATACGGTTAATGCCGACGCAGGGAGCTTGGTTATTTACTCTTAAGTAGATTAGCCACCCTCAAAAGCTTTTTTGAGAGTGGCTTTTTGTTTGTTTGAAATGTCAAAATACTATTTTTAGGAGCCTTTTTGTATTATGCAAACTATTTCAGACAAGAAACAACGTTGGGCATTAAAAGACGTTATCTTCTTAGCAATTATTGCAATTTTCTTTGGTGTCATCTATGAAGTTTGGGGCCTTTCATATAATGTGATTGCCGCTACACCACTTAAGCCATTTGCAAACGATATAACCCTTGGTGTTTGGTTAATGGCTGGTCCACTGGCTGGATTAATGCTTAAAAAAGTTGGTGCAACACTAATTGGCGAACTATTAGCAGCCGTCGTCGAAATGTTTTTGTTTTCCCAATGGGGCGCTGCCAATATTATCAGCGGCTTTATTCAAGGCTTTGCATCTGAATTAGGCTTTGCTGTCACGGGTTATAAAAATTGGTCAAAAATAGCCCTATTTTTCTCAACAATTTCAGCCACAATCATCACATTTATCTGGGATCTATTCCAAAGTGGGTATCTCGATTATCATTTCAACCTACTCATCTTGTTATTTATTGTCCGCTTCTTATCAATTGGTTTCTTTGCTGGTATTTTAGTGTACTGGATTAATCAATTGGTCAGTCAATCTGGTATTTTAAATCGATAATGATGACAACACTCAGTACACATCAACTCAATTTTACTTATCAATCTGATCAACAACCAATTCTCAACAACATTTCATTAACCCTTAATCCAAACAGCTTCAATTTATTGATTGGTGTCAGTGGTTCTGGTAAATCAACTTTGTTAAAACTATTAGCTGGATTATATCCAAAATTTGCTGGAAAAATTACTGCTGGAGAAGTCTTACTCAATGCACAACCGGTTGCAGATATCGTACCTTATGAACGTGCACAGCATGTTGCCATGCTATTTCAAAATCCACTGCGCCAATTTGCAATGGCAACACCATATGAGGAAGTCAAATTTGCACTAGGTAATTTACAATTTGACCCAAACGAAATGCCTGACCGAATTCAATCGGCACTTGCATTTGTTGGTATTACACATTTAGCACATCATCAAATTCGCCATTTATCTGGTGGCGAACAACAAAAAGTCGCATTGGCAACCATCATTGCCATGGACGCCGACATTATTTTATTGGATGAACCATTCGCAAATATTGACCCTATGGCGCGTCAGTCATTACTCACTGCACTCCAAAAACTACAGCAGACACGTGGAAAAACTATTTTTATTTCGGATCACGATTTAAGCGGCTATGATGGTCTTGTCGATTGTCTATATCAACTGCATGCCAATGGCCAACTCAATGAAGCAAGCTTGAACCTACTCAAGGCGCAACCAACAACGGTCCAATTTGAAAATCGAATGAATCAACAGGTAAGTCCTTTATCATGGCAAAATCTACAGGTTCAACTATCAAATACTTTACTCATTCAAGCTAATGAATTCAGCATACCTTACGGTCAAATCGGTATCATTTCAGGTCCTAACGGTGCAGGAAAAACAACTTTTTTTAAAGCATTGACGCAACAAATCGCCTATACTGGGCAAATTACTTGGCACCAAAAAAGCCTTAGTCAATTAAGGCCTAAACAACGAGCAAAAGTTATTGGGTATGGCTTTCAAACTGCTACTGACCAATTTGTTACTATGACAGTTGAAGAAGAAATCCTATTGAGCAAAAAGCAGACACAATCATCTGAGTTTTGGACGTCAACTCGGATTGAGAAATCATTAAAACAATTGCAGTTGTCCGATTTATTATCACATGTTGTCTACCGCTTATCTGGTGGTCAACAAAAGAAGTTACAAATTTTGTCGTTACTTATTTTAAATCTGCCAATTCTATTATTTGATGAACCATTTGCTGGATTAGACAAGGACTCTTTGAATCAAGTTTTAACACTAATGCGAAATTACGTTAATCAAACTGGTCATAGTATTTTACTCATCTCACATCAACGTCATGGTTTAGAGAATTTTATCGATTTTGAATTAACGATGACCAATCACAAACTACATTTATTGGGGGAGGATAGCATTCATGACTAAATGGTGGCATGTCAATCCAACCTTATTAACGCTCTTTGTCCTCTGGTTATCTTTAGAGATTTCCTTTATTAAAAGTATTAGTCTCAACTTGATTCTGATTGGATTAGCACTCATTTACCTGCTATTAACCAAGGTTAAATACAAAACATTACTCCTGATGCTATTCGTCTCACTACCTTTTGCAATTGGTACTTGGCTCTCATTTTGGCTTTTTAGTACGACACAGCCGATTTATTTAGCAGCAGTCTACACAACACGACTCTACGCTTATCTTTTATTGGGCGCCGCCATTACGCTGACAACCAATATTCAACCATTACTTTTGAGTCTTCATCAGCACGTAAAACTACCAAATACATTTACATTTGGTTTATTGGCTGCATTTAACCTATTGCCGAGAGTCAAACAACAATTAAAGACAATTCAATATGCAGCTGAGCTCCGCGGCTTGTCCTATCATTTATGGCATCCGCACTTATATTTCAAGGCAATCGTCAGCGCACTAAACTGGTCAACTGACTTAGCTGAGGCAATGACTTCTCATGGCTTTTCTGAAGGTTTCAATCGCTCAGAACCTGACCCCGACGTTCTGCCACTTTGGCAAGTTATCATGTTGACTGTCATTATTATATTGATTAATATCTATTATTTTAGTATGCTTCCAAAATAAGTATCTACATCACCTCATTTGTGATTAAAAAAAACATGTATCATCAATGTCGATACATGTTTTTTTGTTATTAAAATAAAATATAAATGACCTCAAAGGCGTAATCGATACTTACCGACTAGCGCCCTGATTAGGCTTAAAATTACGCGGGAAATTCTTTGGTATCGGGGCACCAATTTCAATTTGCTGCTTGGTTATTGGTAATCTCAGTTGTATCGCGCTAGCATGGAGTAATAATCGGGAACTAGCTATGTGCTGCCCCTGATTATTTTCAACATCAATAATCGGATGTCCAAATGATTGCCATGCTGATTGAATTTCAACTGCCGACAAATGATTGGTCGTCATACGAACAAGTGTCGTTTGATAAACCGTATGCACCTTTGTCCATTGCCAATCATCAAACCGTTCATTTTCGAGCGGCAAATGACCTTCAATCCAGGCCAAGTATGTCACTCGATACTGTAATAAATCAGCTTGATAGCCTGGTTTCATGCTAATTTCAATCCCTGATACATCATTGGGTAATGCCAGTACACCCCCGACTATGCTTTCACCCACTGCCTTATTAATCACCAAAATTGATTCATCTTCAAATAATATTTGCTGCGCCATCGTTCTTAGTTCCATTCTATCTTTTTCTCAGCATAACATAAAACGCCAAGATAAGTATCTTGACGTTTTACTATGATCCTAATTAATGCGCCATTTTGGCTGCCATTTGAGCTTGCATCGCCTGCGCTTCTTTTGCTGTCATTGCTTGCCACCCTTGCTTAGGCAAGGTAACAAGATGCTCTTTTTTCACAAGACTCCCATCGATACCAGTAAATCCAAATAGCCAACGAGATAGATCTGAATCAAAGCGCCATCGTGTAGTCTCTGTCGTGACCGTAGCTTGATTAACTGCTTTAAATTCGTATCGTGCTATCGTATGAATCAATTGATTCATATCAGATTTATTCGGCACAAAATGTGCTTTAGCTTGCTTATCATTGGCATTATCACGATAAACCATGACATAATCATCAGCTTTAGTGCCGATTTCTTGCGTAATCAATAATTTAACCGGTAACTGATCTGGTGCCGCCGAGTAAATATTTTTAGTCTGAGTCGTGGTGACTTTTTTCATTCCCCAATGTGCATTAAAATTCAAGGTTGTTAATCCAACTGCACCTAACAATAACAGAACACCCGTAAATCCTAATACTTCTCGCGCAATTTGATTTTTGACAAATATAAATGCGTAAAAGGTGAAGACGGCTAAAACTGCCATGACCAAAATCATCATAATGATTCTCCCTCCTCAGTAGTTTGTAAATCAACCACCTGTGACTTATGCATACCGGCTAAGAAATTCGCAACTAGAAATCCTAAGAGTGCAAAACCAAGTCCAATTGCAAAAGAAACATGGAAACCATCGAGTGATGCTTGCGCCATTTTTGCAGCATATTTAATCGGATTTTCAACCTGTAAGCTATGCACTGGCGTTTGATGTGAAATAATATTTTGAGTAACAGATGTTAACAACGCCACAACCACCGCAGAAGCGATTTGCCGGGCCGTATTATTTGAAGCTGTACCATTTGCAGATTGTTCGATCGGTAATGCTGACATCGCTGAAGCTGTCAACGGCATCATCACCATGGCAATACCAAACATGCGCAGTGCATACAATAATGTGATAAAGTGCACTGGCGTATCAATTCCTAAGAATAGGAATGGCAAAGTACCGATTGCTAAGATCAAGAACCCGACACGTGCCAAACGCTTAGCGCCAACCTTGTCATATGCAATACCTGCAATTGGCGAAATAATTCCCATCATTAATGCACCTGGCAAAAGCGCAATTCCCGATTCTAATGGTGTTAAGCCGTGCACATTTTGCATGTATAGCGGTAACATCATTTCAACACCCATCATCGCCATCATTGCTAATGATACTGATAATGTTGTCAACGTAAATTGCTTATTCATAAAGACACGGACATTTAAGAATGGCACAGGCATTACTAATTGACGCCAGATGAATAGTCCGATAATCCCAATTCCAAATAGTATAGGTAGGATAACAGTCTGACCAGCACCCCAACCATCTGAGGCAACATTTGTGAAGCCCCACAAGAAGCTTCCAAAGCCTAATGTTGACAAAGCAAGTGATAACCAATCAAGCTTACTGTTTCGATTTGGAATAACATCTTTAAGGAAAAAGAAACCAAGTACTAATGCCAATCCTAATACGATTAGTGGAAAGACGAAGATTGAACGCCATGAATTAGATAATGTCAGCCCTAAAATGGTATGATCCTTTTCCAAAATCCATCCTGATAACGTGGGACCAATCGCTGGGGCCATTCCGATGACTAAGCCACCTAATCCCATCACGGCACCCCGCTTCTCGGGTGGGAACACATTAACCATGACTAATTGCATCAACGGCATTGTGATACCGACAGCCATCGCTTGTAGGGCACGTCCAGCAATAAACATCATCCAATAGTCTTTATCAGCCGGCGTTAATGCTGATAGCAACATTCCAGCAAATAATAAAGCATAAGCAGACTGATAGAGCCACTTCGTTGGAAACTTAGTCATTAAGAATGCCGATACTGGCACCATAATCCCATTTACCAATAGAAACCACGTTGTTGCCTGTTGCGCAGTCGCCATTGTAATGTCAAAATCTTTCATTAATGTGGGTAATGCTGTCCCTAACGATGTTTGGTTGAGCATTCCAGCAAATGTTGCAAATAAAATAATCACGATTAATGTCACACGTGAGTATGGCTTTCCATGAATATCTAATGCTTGATTAGTATTCTCTGTCATTTTGTCCTCCTAGATATTGATAAGCTTTTAGTATTTAAACATTGTAAAGTAATTTAACAAAGGATGCAATCCTTTTATTTCATTTTTTCATGAAAACGTTTAAAAATACAACAAAAAAGCATCCAAAAAGCAGGATGCTGATTACTTGAAAAGATATAATCATTGCACCGATTATCGTCTAAGCATATGTTTTAAAGTCCGATAAATTCGATACTTGAACGGATGAACCGGTAAGATAAATTTTCCAATTAATTGACGCGCATGACCATTAAAGACCGTTTTAAACTTTAATACCCCATCACTCCCATCAAATCGACCAGCAATTCCGTAGAAATTAAAACGTTTAATTCCCTTGCTAATTGCGTGCCTCAACATTGCATCTTGAATCTGATAGGGGCCATAATATTCCATATATGTTTCATACGTACCAGAGTATAAATAGGTTATCTCTTGTGGTTGCTCAATAAACATCGCGCCAGCCACAATTACTTGATCTTGTCCTGCGGCTTGCCACTGATCTGAAGCAGTCGCAATGCGTTTATCATGTGCTTCTTTTTGACTAATATATTCAGCTTGTTGGCGTTTAAACTTCGGATTATCCGGATACTTCACCATTTTGTCTTCAATTTTGGTAATCTTTTGCGATAACAACTCAACATGTTGCCGTTCTTCAGCCAAATATGCCGCAAAGTCAAGTTCAGCAACGACATATGTCACTTCGTCTCCATAAATATCGTATGCTTTTTGATAGAAGTCCAAATCCTTATCGTGGTACGCCAACCGCTTGGCCGTTGTTTCAGTTAATGTTTTAAATTCTATCAAATCAGCGCGCTTTAAATAACGTAAAGTCACACCAAATTGGGCATTTTTCTTCAAATAATAATTAACTTTTTTATCATAAGAGTCCCGTAAAGCGCTATCATCATGAATGTCTGATAAATCTTTGACATATTCCCATTCCGGTGAACCATCAGTTGACATGCCAAGGGTAAATGGTTGATGACTAAATCCCAAGCTTTCAAACATACTGATAGCCGCATCGTGACTTGGACGTAATAAATTACCATGATTATCGGTTTCGAGGTACGTGATATTAGGTCGTAATTCAATGAAAAGGCCTTGATGTTGACGGGCAAATTTAATGATTCCATTTATGAAAAATTTGACAAGTATCGGTTGATCAAAATTCAACAAGGGGCCATGGTCAATTGAAAAAACATAGCCCATATGAATTTTCTCTCGAAGTACCAGAGCCGCAGCAACAATTTGATGCTTGTCTTTTACGCCTAATAACCAAACGTCATACCCACGGCTTTTTAATAATTCAGCTTGACGCGCAGATTGCACAAAAGTGCCATTTATCTGTTGACGTTCAAAATTGTCATATTCAGTTTCATTCAATTCGACAAATTGATACATAATCTCACTTCTCACTTTTTCATTAATAAC from Weissella diestrammenae includes:
- a CDS encoding ribose-phosphate diphosphokinase; the encoded protein is MESELKLIGLRTNNALAQKIADEMGIPLMPITITSFADGEIYERVLESVRGDDVYLIAPIAGEVNDSFMEIMIAVDALRRASAYRINLVLPYFGYVRQDRKTKSREPITAKMVSSLIEMNGVARVLAVDLHADQVQGFFDIPVDQLLSAPLLTEYFFGRNLTDDMTVFAPDHAGAGRARQFAAILDTPWGVINDRAVQSDITSPNGIVGDVKGRRAIVVDDIIDTGRRMITSARALKHAGATEVYVVATHGVFSDGSVEALATCEEIAKVIVTDSVEIPTEKQFAKLEIMTVAPLVAEAINRLRNDQDLSGLLRSRHKPDVKI
- a CDS encoding energy-coupling factor transporter transmembrane component T family protein — encoded protein: MTKWWHVNPTLLTLFVLWLSLEISFIKSISLNLILIGLALIYLLLTKVKYKTLLLMLFVSLPFAIGTWLSFWLFSTTQPIYLAAVYTTRLYAYLLLGAAITLTTNIQPLLLSLHQHVKLPNTFTFGLLAAFNLLPRVKQQLKTIQYAAELRGLSYHLWHPHLYFKAIVSALNWSTDLAEAMTSHGFSEGFNRSEPDPDVLPLWQVIMLTVIIILINIYYFSMLPK
- a CDS encoding DUF4811 domain-containing protein; this translates as MMILVMAVLAVFTFYAFIFVKNQIAREVLGFTGVLLLLGAVGLTTLNFNAHWGMKKVTTTQTKNIYSAAPDQLPVKLLITQEIGTKADDYVMVYRDNANDKQAKAHFVPNKSDMNQLIHTIARYEFKAVNQATVTTETTRWRFDSDLSRWLFGFTGIDGSLVKKEHLVTLPKQGWQAMTAKEAQAMQAQMAAKMAH
- a CDS encoding ECF transporter S component; the encoded protein is MQTISDKKQRWALKDVIFLAIIAIFFGVIYEVWGLSYNVIAATPLKPFANDITLGVWLMAGPLAGLMLKKVGATLIGELLAAVVEMFLFSQWGAANIISGFIQGFASELGFAVTGYKNWSKIALFFSTISATIITFIWDLFQSGYLDYHFNLLILLFIVRFLSIGFFAGILVYWINQLVSQSGILNR
- a CDS encoding ABC transporter ATP-binding protein; this encodes MMTTLSTHQLNFTYQSDQQPILNNISLTLNPNSFNLLIGVSGSGKSTLLKLLAGLYPKFAGKITAGEVLLNAQPVADIVPYERAQHVAMLFQNPLRQFAMATPYEEVKFALGNLQFDPNEMPDRIQSALAFVGITHLAHHQIRHLSGGEQQKVALATIIAMDADIILLDEPFANIDPMARQSLLTALQKLQQTRGKTIFISDHDLSGYDGLVDCLYQLHANGQLNEASLNLLKAQPTTVQFENRMNQQVSPLSWQNLQVQLSNTLLIQANEFSIPYGQIGIISGPNGAGKTTFFKALTQQIAYTGQITWHQKSLSQLRPKQRAKVIGYGFQTATDQFVTMTVEEEILLSKKQTQSSEFWTSTRIEKSLKQLQLSDLLSHVVYRLSGGQQKKLQILSLLILNLPILLFDEPFAGLDKDSLNQVLTLMRNYVNQTGHSILLISHQRHGLENFIDFELTMTNHKLHLLGEDSIHD
- a CDS encoding peptidoglycan bridge formation glycyltransferase FemA/FemB family protein, encoding MMYQFVELNETEYDNFERQQINGTFVQSARQAELLKSRGYDVWLLGVKDKHQIVAAALVLREKIHMGYVFSIDHGPLLNFDQPILVKFFINGIIKFARQHQGLFIELRPNITYLETDNHGNLLRPSHDAAISMFESLGFSHQPFTLGMSTDGSPEWEYVKDLSDIHDDSALRDSYDKKVNYYLKKNAQFGVTLRYLKRADLIEFKTLTETTAKRLAYHDKDLDFYQKAYDIYGDEVTYVVAELDFAAYLAEERQHVELLSQKITKIEDKMVKYPDNPKFKRQQAEYISQKEAHDKRIATASDQWQAAGQDQVIVAGAMFIEQPQEITYLYSGTYETYMEYYGPYQIQDAMLRHAISKGIKRFNFYGIAGRFDGSDGVLKFKTVFNGHARQLIGKFILPVHPFKYRIYRTLKHMLRR
- a CDS encoding MDR family MFS transporter, yielding MTENTNQALDIHGKPYSRVTLIVIILFATFAGMLNQTSLGTALPTLMKDFDITMATAQQATTWFLLVNGIMVPVSAFLMTKFPTKWLYQSAYALLFAGMLLSALTPADKDYWMMFIAGRALQAMAVGITMPLMQLVMVNVFPPEKRGAVMGLGGLVIGMAPAIGPTLSGWILEKDHTILGLTLSNSWRSIFVFPLIVLGLALVLGFFFLKDVIPNRNSKLDWLSLALSTLGFGSFLWGFTNVASDGWGAGQTVILPILFGIGIIGLFIWRQLVMPVPFLNVRVFMNKQFTLTTLSVSLAMMAMMGVEMMLPLYMQNVHGLTPLESGIALLPGALMMGIISPIAGIAYDKVGAKRLARVGFLILAIGTLPFLFLGIDTPVHFITLLYALRMFGIAMVMMPLTASAMSALPIEQSANGTASNNTARQIASAVVVALLTSVTQNIISHQTPVHSLQVENPIKYAAKMAQASLDGFHVSFAIGLGFALLGFLVANFLAGMHKSQVVDLQTTEEGESL